CTGAATTAGTATTTGGACTCATGATTTCTCTTGCGCGTCATATTCCAGATAATAATCAGAAAATAAGAGAGCAAGGTATAACCAATACCGGCATTGAATTAAAAAATAAAGTGCTGGGTATTGTCGGTTATGGCGCAATCGGAGCAGAAGTTGCACGACTTGCTAACGCATTTCAAATGACAGCTCTAATTTATGACAGGAAATCTCAAGTAACACTAGACGATTTGTTTTCCCAATCTGATTTCGTCACTTTACATGTGCCACTTACAAATGAAACCAAAGGCATGGTTAACTTAAGACTTTTATCTCAAATGAAAAAATCAGCTTATTTGATTAATTGTGCCAGAGGGCCCATTGTGGTTAGCAGTGATTTAAAAAAAGCATTGGAACAGGGCGTGATAGCAGGTGCCGCATTGGATGTATTTGATGTTGAACCACCATTAACTGCAAATTATAGCCTTTGGGAGGCACCTAATCTTATCGCAACACCACACATAGGATTTAATACAAGGGAGGCACTTGTAGCCAAAGGGCAATTGACTATCAAAAACATCAAAGAGTTTCTTTCGTCCCGGCTATAAATCCGTGTAAAAACATAAAGAAACATAAGACGTTGATTGCAAAATATCTTATAGTACTTCAGGTGTAATCTAAACCAGGGCAAAATCATGCTTTAACGTGAGTTATGGATAAGGATTATATAAAAACCAGGGAATATCCAGGATCCGTTTGGGCTGGGGAGGCATTTCTCCCCAGCCCAAACGGCCCGAGATTACGACAGATCTTATCCATAACTCACGTTACTTTACCTGCAATAATATCCAAAACACCCCTTGCTGTTTTTAAAAATAATTCCCGTGTTATCCCACGCAATAGACTTGACCAGTTTGAGCACCCTCAATACTCTTGCTGTAGGCAAGTGCTGCACGTGCAGCAGATACAGGTTCATAGCCTCTGAAATAGGGGCCGTAGTTTTCCATGGCTTCAGTAATAACTGTAGGACTTACGCCATTGATTCGGATCCCTCTTGGCATTTCCAGAGCAGCACTTTTAATAAAACCGTCCAATGCGCCATTGACCATGGCAGCAGAACTTCCATAGAGAATGGGGTCGCGATTTAATATTCCGCTTGTTAAGGTAAATGAGCCATTGTCATTAATATAGTCTAATCCAGCTAACACTACGTTAACTTGTCCCATTAATTTATTGGTCAAACCAATTTTATACTCTTCTTCTCCCATGTCTTTTAGGGCGCCAAAGTGTACTTTGCCGGTAGCCAACACGACCGCATCAATATTATTTAATTTTTTATACATCGCATCGATTGATTGTTTATTGGTGATATCCACTTGAATATCGCTGTTTTTATAACTTGCTGAAATAATTTCATGTCTTGGGCTTAATTCAGCAATGATTGCTTTTCCAATTATCCCGGTAGCACCAACCACCACTATTTTCATAATTTACTCCCTCTTTAATCCAATAAAAAGCAAGCTTTCCATGAAGAATATTACAGTATCAACAATGAATTTAGCAAAAAAGAAGTATATCAGCTGTCTGTGATTACTGCCGATAAACAGGAGCATTGAAGAGGTGAATAGCAGTATAATGTCTCAATTAAGCTCTTGCTTTGCAACATGTAAAATGGTGAGTACGGCTTATATCAGCTCAAATTATTTGTGCAAACCACAGATTGATTCCTTCCACTAGAGTAGGGTGGGCGAACATCATATCGCGCAATTTTTTATAAGGCACACCCAACTCCATTGCTAATTGGATGACCCCTAATATTTCACCGGCTTCCGCACAGAAAATAGAAACGCCCAAAATCAAATCGGTTTCAGTGTCAATGACTGCTTTTAAAACGCCAATGGTTTCCCCTTGGGTTTTGGCCCGAGGAATTGCTGCTGCTGGAATTTTAGCTATTTTAATTGGACGGCCTTGGGATCTCGCCTGAACTTCAGTAAGCCCGATGCGTGCTAATTCCGGGTCGAGAAACACTGTATAGGGAATAAGCCTGTTCTGGGAAGAAAGTTTTTCCTGAGGGTTTTGTAAATTATGTTTCACTAAGCGATAGTCATCGAGAGATAGATGGGTAAACTGTGCTCCTCCCTTGACATCTCCCAATGCCCAAATCCCTGCTGCAGTCGTTTCCAGATATTCATTGACTTTGATGAATCCACGCTCATCAAGTTCAACACCTGTTTTGTCCAAATGCAATCCTGCTGTATTGGCGATACGCCCTACTGCAACCAGGATAGCGGTGCCACGGATAATCTCTGACGGACCTTGTCGATTAGCCTCGACAATCACTTCTGTTTGTTCTTGACGAATGGCATTAATTTTTGTGTCGATAGCAAATTGAATACCTTCATTGGATAAGGTCTGAAAAACCTGTTCAGCAATGTCTTTGTCTTCCCGGCCAAGGAATTCACGGCTGGCTTCAATTACTGTGACCTCGGAGCCAAAACGGCGAAACATTTGCGCAAACTCCAAGCCAATATAACCACCGCCAATGATCAATAAATGTCGGGGTACCGAGTCGGTGTTCATTAAACTATCATTGGTGAAATAATTTACCTTATCGAGCCCTGTAATTGGGGGAATGTATGGTAGAGCACCTGTATTAATAATAATTTTATCAGCCGTGATGTGCAGTGTTTTTTGATTGTCACGTGGTGAGGATAGAATAACTTCAATCATTTTTGGTCCAATAAAATGACCATGCCCTAACATGAGATCCATCCCTGAATCTAAAAACTGTTTTAAATTCGCTTCACGCATTCCTTTTACCACAGCTTCTTTACGTGCTCGAATCGCTTTAAAATCAATGGTCTCCAATTTGGTGTTTAAACCATAGTCTTTTGCTTTACGGCAGAAATGTGCCACTTTAGCTGCTTGCACAAGCGTTTTCGTAGGTATGCATGCTACATTAATACAGGTTCCACCAATCTGATTGTTTTCAACCATCGCAACTTTCTGCCCGCTTTTGGCCAAATCCATTGCAAGAGTCTTTCCGCCTTTGCCTCCACCTAAAATGATGGTATCAAACTGTAAGACCATTCTCTTTCTCCTGATAGCGGTAATAATTGATTCAACTAGTAGCTACTCCTGCTCACAATACATGAATTAATGAGGAAAGTTCGCGCAAGGCGATAAAAAATATGGTGTAATCGATGTTTTCACCACCCAATAACATTTCTAACAATTTTTCCCAGCGTTTTTGAATAGAGTAGTTTTGTTCCAGCCATGAGTGTATTAATTTTTCAGAAGTGCGTTCTTTGGTGTTAGTGGTTAAAACCGCAATAGTCAAACGTCTTTGAAGATTATCCAATTCATCACGCAAAGACAGCCGTGCCATAGTATTCCAATGCCCTTCACGTGAATCACTGGCTATTTGGTCGCGAAACCAAACGAGATTAAATTGACTGCCAACTTTAAAGTAGGTTTCTGCAGTGAGTGATAACTCAAATTGATTTTGAGAGGCCACTTCAATGATATTTAATGAAGTATAAAGAGCCCGGGTTATAGCAATTTTTTGAGCCATATCTTTTTCAATGCCAATACTGACGAATTGACTAATGAGTTTCTCAAGGTATTCTTTAGTGACACCACCCATGAGCTTGGGAATTAACTGTTCGAGTTTGTT
Above is a genomic segment from Legionella pneumophila subsp. pascullei containing:
- a CDS encoding mercuric reductase, coding for MVLQFDTIILGGGKGGKTLAMDLAKSGQKVAMVENNQIGGTCINVACIPTKTLVQAAKVAHFCRKAKDYGLNTKLETIDFKAIRARKEAVVKGMREANLKQFLDSGMDLMLGHGHFIGPKMIEVILSSPRDNQKTLHITADKIIINTGALPYIPPITGLDKVNYFTNDSLMNTDSVPRHLLIIGGGYIGLEFAQMFRRFGSEVTVIEASREFLGREDKDIAEQVFQTLSNEGIQFAIDTKINAIRQEQTEVIVEANRQGPSEIIRGTAILVAVGRIANTAGLHLDKTGVELDERGFIKVNEYLETTAAGIWALGDVKGGAQFTHLSLDDYRLVKHNLQNPQEKLSSQNRLIPYTVFLDPELARIGLTEVQARSQGRPIKIAKIPAAAIPRAKTQGETIGVLKAVIDTETDLILGVSIFCAEAGEILGVIQLAMELGVPYKKLRDMMFAHPTLVEGINLWFAQII
- a CDS encoding NAD(P)-dependent oxidoreductase, whose protein sequence is MKIAVIEPIGIAIQEIRSELPEHMIIECDSRQWADEQLIDFVKDVDIIALTNRRLSAAVINSAMRLQLIAVAFAGIDHIDRDAANKRNILIKNAAGYANTAVSELVFGLMISLARHIPDNNQKIREQGITNTGIELKNKVLGIVGYGAIGAEVARLANAFQMTALIYDRKSQVTLDDLFSQSDFVTLHVPLTNETKGMVNLRLLSQMKKSAYLINCARGPIVVSSDLKKALEQGVIAGAALDVFDVEPPLTANYSLWEAPNLIATPHIGFNTREALVAKGQLTIKNIKEFLSSRL
- a CDS encoding short chain dehydrogenase translates to MKIVVVGATGIIGKAIIAELSPRHEIISASYKNSDIQVDITNKQSIDAMYKKLNNIDAVVLATGKVHFGALKDMGEEEYKIGLTNKLMGQVNVVLAGLDYINDNGSFTLTSGILNRDPILYGSSAAMVNGALDGFIKSAALEMPRGIRINGVSPTVITEAMENYGPYFRGYEPVSAARAALAYSKSIEGAQTGQVYCVG